One Methylomonas sp. LL1 DNA window includes the following coding sequences:
- a CDS encoding sialidase family protein translates to MMVAGLTACSQLLLPNKPLDVSLASPITVQGLPVQNLISYDLYADGTVLHAMFSTATADPKQPYIGYLHSDDDGRHWSAPIALGQYARATIESMAGNDLQIAASGDTLLAIWQVTGEIPGMGPLAAMYSKDGGQTWVAGANPTGSEGDQSHPDLVADSDGRFHLIWLDDRDENGYQGVRYARSSDAGQHWELAQTVDESSCSCCWNRLITGPDGQLNALYRDMEPRDMALAQSMDGGKSWRRISTVGEFNWIFDGCPHNGGALIRTESQTLHALAWTGVEHKSGLYYLRSADNGKNWSLPQAMRGEALAFHGDIAAGDEGRLIAIWDAMGADGSVVVISESVDNGRNWSASRQISTVGGSAVFPRIIATRSGFLAMWSEQKPGGGKQWMSAILE, encoded by the coding sequence ATGATGGTTGCGGGCCTGACGGCTTGTTCGCAGCTATTGCTGCCTAACAAGCCGCTGGACGTTAGCCTGGCTAGTCCGATAACTGTTCAAGGCTTGCCGGTACAAAATCTGATTAGTTACGATTTATATGCCGATGGCACGGTGTTGCACGCTATGTTTTCTACGGCAACGGCTGATCCTAAACAGCCTTATATCGGTTATTTGCACTCCGATGATGATGGTCGGCATTGGTCCGCCCCGATTGCATTAGGCCAATACGCAAGAGCGACTATCGAATCGATGGCCGGTAACGATCTACAGATTGCGGCGTCCGGCGATACGTTGTTGGCGATCTGGCAAGTGACCGGCGAAATTCCAGGCATGGGGCCGTTAGCGGCAATGTATTCCAAGGATGGCGGACAAACCTGGGTAGCCGGTGCCAATCCAACCGGCAGCGAGGGCGATCAATCGCATCCCGATCTGGTTGCCGATAGCGATGGCCGGTTTCATCTGATCTGGCTGGACGATAGGGACGAGAACGGTTACCAGGGTGTGCGTTATGCCCGCAGTTCGGATGCCGGACAGCATTGGGAACTGGCGCAAACCGTTGATGAGTCCAGCTGTTCCTGTTGCTGGAACCGCTTGATAACCGGTCCGGATGGGCAGCTCAATGCGCTTTATCGGGATATGGAGCCGCGCGACATGGCATTGGCGCAGTCCATGGATGGCGGGAAAAGCTGGCGCCGAATCAGTACGGTGGGCGAATTTAACTGGATATTCGACGGCTGTCCGCACAACGGCGGCGCCTTGATCCGAACCGAGTCCCAAACCTTGCATGCCTTGGCCTGGACCGGCGTCGAACATAAATCGGGCCTGTATTATCTGCGGTCGGCGGATAACGGCAAAAACTGGTCGTTGCCGCAAGCCATGAGGGGCGAGGCTTTGGCGTTTCACGGCGACATCGCGGCCGGCGATGAAGGACGTTTAATCGCAATTTGGGATGCGATGGGTGCCGACGGTTCGGTGGTGGTGATCAGCGAATCGGTTGATAATGGCCGGAATTGGTCGGCTTCCAGACAGATTTCGACCGTGGGCGGTTCGGCGGTGTTTCCCCGGATTATCGCCACCAGGTCCGGATTTTTGGCGATGTGGTCGGAACAGAAGCCCGGCGGGGGCAAGCAATGGATGTCCGCGATACTTGAATAA
- a CDS encoding copper resistance CopC family protein: MRKSTIIFSSVLLLASLLSPIAASAHAILVKSQPAKDEEVKEAPKQIDLWFNDPVKSEYKALAVIDSEGKRVDNHDVEQSLTDGSNIHATVADLAPGTYTVRYRVVSQDTHIVTGKFQFTVKP, from the coding sequence ATGCGCAAATCAACAATAATATTTTCTTCAGTGCTTTTGCTGGCTTCCTTGCTGAGTCCGATTGCGGCCTCCGCGCATGCAATTCTGGTGAAATCGCAACCGGCCAAGGATGAAGAAGTCAAGGAAGCCCCCAAGCAAATCGACCTGTGGTTTAACGATCCGGTCAAGAGCGAGTACAAAGCCTTGGCGGTGATCGATAGCGAAGGCAAGCGCGTCGATAATCACGATGTCGAACAAAGCTTGACCGACGGATCGAATATCCACGCCACGGTAGCGGATTTGGCGCCGGGTACTTATACCGTGCGTTATCGGGTGGTTTCGCAGGATACCCATATCGTCACCGGCAAATTCCAATTCACCGTAAAACCTTAA
- a CDS encoding HupE/UreJ family protein, producing the protein MKHVQGRNGWPVLAKCLLIVGLLLQANWVAAHPPGLSSVDVVIEVELLAVKVTFALQDIEAFAPMDSDLDAEVSNAERDAAKPAIAQLLANQLRVNVDGKDLASAEPGIVNYDDQNNAHVEFRFEPSPRRQLLVQSKFLALLPDGHQQFVKIRDVNGNTLLEKMLGRANDQVQVEFDLVDGKQQVSGHAWFAAFIDFFKLGVEHIVTGYDHLLFLLALLAVTHSFWPAIKIITFFTIAHSITLALAGLNLIELPSSFVEPFIAATIVYVAVENLIRGDHPKGRHWLTFGFGLIHGFGFAGVLREMDISSGDTGILLPLLSFNLGIETGQIVVAAIVLPMIWWLNNKPEFSVKFLKGCSFMISLMGAYWFLERTVL; encoded by the coding sequence ATGAAGCATGTTCAGGGACGGAATGGCTGGCCTGTTTTGGCAAAATGCTTGCTGATCGTCGGCTTGTTGTTGCAAGCGAATTGGGTTGCCGCGCATCCACCCGGCCTCAGCTCAGTGGATGTTGTGATCGAAGTCGAACTGTTGGCTGTCAAGGTGACCTTTGCATTGCAGGACATCGAGGCCTTTGCGCCGATGGATAGCGACCTTGATGCCGAGGTCAGCAATGCCGAGCGCGATGCGGCCAAGCCCGCAATTGCCCAATTACTGGCAAACCAGTTGCGGGTCAATGTCGACGGCAAGGATTTGGCGTCGGCCGAGCCAGGTATCGTCAACTATGACGATCAGAACAATGCCCATGTCGAGTTTCGGTTTGAACCGTCGCCGCGGCGGCAGTTGCTGGTGCAATCCAAGTTTTTGGCGTTATTGCCGGATGGTCATCAGCAATTCGTCAAGATTCGGGATGTGAACGGCAATACCTTGTTGGAAAAAATGCTGGGCAGAGCCAACGATCAGGTTCAGGTAGAATTTGATTTGGTCGATGGTAAGCAACAGGTTAGCGGGCATGCATGGTTCGCGGCTTTTATCGATTTTTTCAAGCTAGGTGTCGAGCATATTGTCACCGGCTACGATCATTTGCTGTTTTTGTTGGCGTTACTGGCGGTTACCCATAGCTTCTGGCCGGCGATTAAGATCATTACCTTTTTCACTATTGCGCATTCGATCACCTTGGCCCTGGCTGGACTGAATCTGATTGAATTACCCTCAAGTTTCGTCGAGCCTTTCATTGCAGCCACCATCGTTTATGTGGCCGTGGAAAACTTGATACGGGGCGATCACCCGAAGGGCCGCCACTGGCTGACCTTCGGTTTCGGTTTGATTCACGGTTTTGGTTTCGCTGGTGTTTTGCGGGAAATGGACATATCCAGCGGCGACACCGGTATTCTGTTGCCATTATTGTCGTTCAACCTAGGGATAGAAACCGGGCAAATCGTGGTGGCGGCTATCGTATTGCCGATGATCTGGTGGTTGAACAACAAGCCGGAGTTCTCCGTGAAATTCCTAAAAGGTTGCTCGTTCATGATCAGTCTGATGGGCGCTTACTGGTTCTTGGAACGTACCGTGTTGTAA
- a CDS encoding response regulator transcription factor, with translation MRLLLVEDDLVLSRSLEIDLGAAGYVVDTARDGVNGEFLGATENYDAVILDLGLPKLPGIEILQRWRAAGNSVPVIVLTARDAWHEKVDGFKAGADDYLGKPFHPQELLVRLQAILKRVHSCNQVRLNVLGVELDEDEQTASVNGGPAHALTAIEFRLLRYFMLNAGKVLNKAQLSEHIYSESSEPDSNVIEVYVKRLRRIVGSDLIQTRRSQGYVFGAKP, from the coding sequence ATGCGGTTACTGCTGGTTGAAGACGATCTGGTTCTATCCCGGTCCTTGGAAATAGATTTGGGCGCTGCGGGATATGTGGTCGACACGGCTAGGGATGGCGTAAACGGCGAGTTTCTGGGGGCAACCGAAAATTATGACGCCGTCATTCTTGATTTGGGTTTGCCTAAACTGCCTGGAATCGAAATTTTGCAACGCTGGCGAGCGGCCGGCAATAGTGTGCCGGTGATCGTACTGACGGCGCGCGATGCCTGGCATGAAAAAGTCGATGGCTTCAAAGCCGGTGCCGATGATTATCTGGGCAAACCCTTCCACCCGCAAGAACTGCTGGTTCGGTTACAAGCCATATTGAAACGCGTGCATAGCTGTAACCAAGTCCGGTTGAATGTGCTGGGCGTGGAACTCGACGAGGACGAACAGACCGCTTCGGTCAATGGCGGGCCAGCGCATGCTCTAACGGCTATCGAATTCAGATTGCTGCGCTACTTCATGCTGAATGCCGGCAAAGTACTCAACAAGGCGCAACTCAGCGAGCATATCTATAGCGAATCCTCGGAACCGGATAGCAATGTGATCGAAGTGTATGTAAAGCGTTTGCGTCGGATCGTTGGCAGCGATTTGATCCAAACCCGGCGGAGCCAAGGTTATGTTTTCGGGGCAAAGCCATGA
- a CDS encoding sensor histidine kinase: MMPLRKRLGRGLIVLLCIIFVIHWIAADWMIRSVAEKQMANRLEDDGHSLLETLTATADDQVGFDSYHISSVYNRRLSGHYYLVKVDAQAYPSPSLLDFPLQAEPIGPEQSKIYHINGPEQRPLLVLGLGAVKFGHRINISIAEDLSAVDHDITAMRLTYFGLTLLILVSAIVLLNWDVKRSLRPLALVGGELEQVSSGRRQRIGLDVPEEIEPLVKEINRLLELVVRRLQQSRTAIGNLAHALKPPMALLYRIAEEPVFDDYPELRRQLHTQTENIHRCIERELKRARIAGDQQLTIAFNPRQELIALKKTLRAIYAEKALDIQITAPDGQIHFDREDMMEMLGNLLDNACKWAKHRIDVEMDFSDVLDIRVADDGPGCSEAELQTLTQRGLRLDESIQGHGLGLAIVSDIVNSYKGNLQIGRSKPLGGFLATVSLPLSR; encoded by the coding sequence ATGATGCCGTTGCGCAAACGCTTGGGTCGTGGATTGATCGTGTTGTTATGCATCATTTTCGTGATTCATTGGATTGCCGCCGATTGGATGATACGTAGCGTTGCCGAAAAGCAGATGGCCAACCGCTTGGAGGACGACGGCCATTCGCTGCTGGAAACGCTCACCGCCACGGCGGACGATCAGGTCGGTTTCGATAGTTATCATATCAGCTCGGTCTACAACCGCCGTCTTTCCGGCCACTATTATCTGGTGAAAGTGGATGCGCAAGCCTATCCCTCGCCGTCATTGCTCGATTTTCCGTTGCAAGCAGAGCCGATCGGACCGGAGCAGTCTAAGATCTACCATATCAATGGGCCGGAGCAGCGGCCGCTGTTGGTTCTCGGTTTAGGGGCGGTGAAATTCGGCCATAGAATCAACATCAGCATTGCCGAGGATTTATCCGCCGTGGATCACGACATTACCGCGATGCGCCTAACTTATTTCGGCTTGACGCTGCTGATTTTGGTCAGTGCGATCGTATTGCTGAACTGGGATGTCAAACGATCCTTGCGGCCGCTGGCACTGGTGGGCGGCGAACTCGAGCAGGTTTCCAGCGGGCGGCGGCAGCGGATTGGTTTGGATGTGCCGGAGGAAATCGAACCCCTGGTGAAAGAGATCAATCGTTTGTTGGAGCTGGTTGTGCGGCGCTTGCAGCAATCGCGCACCGCAATCGGCAATTTGGCCCATGCTTTGAAGCCGCCGATGGCGCTACTGTACCGAATCGCCGAGGAGCCGGTATTCGACGATTACCCGGAGTTGCGCCGGCAACTGCACACTCAAACCGAAAACATCCATCGGTGCATTGAGCGAGAACTGAAACGCGCGCGAATTGCCGGGGACCAGCAGCTGACTATTGCCTTCAACCCCAGGCAGGAACTCATCGCGCTGAAAAAAACCTTGCGCGCCATCTACGCCGAAAAGGCATTGGATATTCAAATCACCGCGCCCGATGGACAGATTCATTTCGATCGGGAGGACATGATGGAGATGTTGGGCAACCTGCTGGATAACGCCTGCAAGTGGGCTAAACATCGGATCGATGTCGAAATGGATTTTTCCGATGTTTTAGATATCCGGGTGGCGGACGACGGCCCTGGATGCTCCGAAGCGGAACTGCAAACCCTGACTCAACGCGGATTACGCTTGGATGAATCCATACAAGGACACGGGCTTGGTCTGGCTATCGTTTCGGACATCGTCAATTCCTACAAGGGCAATTTACAAATTGGCCGCAGCAAGCCCTTAGGCGGTTTTTTGGCCACGGTGAGCCTACCCCTATCTCGATAA
- a CDS encoding TonB-dependent receptor family protein produces MNYKDGLLPALLLSVIAHGAVAVEQAKVGRTASDNNAETLPSVEVEESVEKAATFSGSTSVINKQTLERDQVFTVNEALRKAPGVYVRDEEGFGIRPNIGIRGQNPFRSTKVLFLEDGLPFNFAPYGDNDIYYHPPIERYDGVEIYKGADLTQFGPQTLSGAVNYLTPKVPTKPGGFASFTGGNRDYLNGHVRYGGMFNGVTGVDSAGGTIDYIHKQGSRARDNTFAELDDVNLKSIIDIDAQNRLTLRGDFYREDSQSTFGLTEAEYSNFGPRYNPFKNDRFTTERWAASATHQHYFNDDVTLETSFYWSSFHRDFWRQMNQQPSDLNNCFAGNNAANLAFREARLSGQAIDVDSCNFVRGRLREYETWGVAPTIHAKHDLFGVDNQLDAGFRAHVENQYRRTVDGGLPTARDGVLGEFQDRYAQAFSGFVQNKFMLGDWTATPGVRVESVSYQRENKLNGQKGESSVTEALPSFAMTYTPVDQATLFFGVHRGFAPQRVEDTIGNDGNSVEIGAEKSWNFEFGVRSQPMRGVKSDLTFFHNDFEVLTVLGTVGGNDSPVAQGAALFEGVEFFNRFDLGETFGWNHNPYLQVAYTWLPTAESTSPFQCMSQSNGQPQPQSRCPGGNVYGSEAGKRLPYAPENLLTATLGYSNPGSGFDAHFETVFVDQQFGDFMNLESGSDHPDGPNSVNARSGQFGKISDYVVVNFATSYKIHRDITLYASLKNMPDNDYLVDRVRGMLPGSPRLVQAGFKYEF; encoded by the coding sequence ATGAATTATAAAGACGGGCTACTACCGGCTTTGTTATTGAGTGTCATCGCTCACGGCGCGGTGGCCGTGGAACAAGCCAAAGTCGGCCGGACAGCCAGCGACAACAACGCCGAAACGCTGCCCAGCGTGGAAGTCGAGGAAAGCGTCGAAAAAGCCGCGACTTTTTCCGGATCGACCTCGGTGATCAACAAGCAGACACTGGAGCGCGATCAGGTATTCACCGTCAACGAAGCCTTGCGCAAGGCGCCGGGCGTATATGTTCGCGACGAGGAAGGTTTCGGCATTCGGCCCAATATCGGCATACGCGGCCAGAACCCATTCCGCTCCACCAAGGTATTATTTCTGGAAGACGGCCTGCCGTTCAACTTCGCGCCCTACGGTGACAACGACATCTATTATCATCCGCCGATCGAGCGCTATGACGGCGTGGAAATTTATAAGGGCGCCGATTTGACTCAGTTCGGCCCGCAAACCCTCAGCGGCGCGGTCAATTATCTGACCCCGAAAGTGCCGACCAAGCCCGGCGGTTTCGCCAGCTTTACCGGCGGTAATCGCGATTACCTGAACGGCCATGTCCGCTACGGCGGCATGTTCAACGGCGTCACGGGCGTCGATAGCGCCGGCGGCACTATCGATTACATCCACAAGCAAGGCTCGCGCGCGCGCGACAACACCTTTGCCGAACTCGACGATGTCAATCTGAAAAGTATCATCGACATCGACGCGCAAAACCGCCTGACCTTGCGCGGCGATTTTTACCGCGAGGACTCACAGTCCACCTTCGGCCTGACCGAGGCCGAATACAGTAATTTCGGTCCGCGTTACAACCCGTTCAAGAACGACCGCTTCACGACCGAGCGCTGGGCGGCATCGGCAACCCATCAGCATTATTTCAACGATGATGTAACCTTGGAAACCAGTTTCTATTGGTCGAGTTTTCATCGCGACTTCTGGCGGCAGATGAACCAGCAGCCCAGTGATTTGAACAACTGCTTCGCCGGCAATAATGCCGCTAATCTGGCGTTCCGGGAGGCCAGGTTGAGCGGCCAGGCCATTGATGTCGATAGCTGCAATTTCGTTCGAGGCCGCTTGCGCGAATACGAAACCTGGGGTGTCGCGCCGACCATTCATGCCAAGCACGACTTGTTCGGCGTCGACAACCAACTGGACGCGGGGTTTAGAGCGCATGTCGAAAATCAATACCGGCGCACGGTGGATGGAGGATTGCCGACCGCGCGCGACGGGGTTCTGGGCGAATTTCAGGACCGTTATGCCCAGGCCTTTTCCGGCTTCGTGCAAAATAAATTCATGCTGGGCGACTGGACCGCCACGCCGGGCGTGCGGGTCGAATCGGTCAGCTACCAGCGCGAGAACAAGCTGAATGGACAGAAAGGCGAGTCTTCGGTGACCGAAGCCTTGCCGTCGTTCGCGATGACGTACACGCCGGTCGATCAAGCCACGCTGTTCTTCGGCGTGCATCGCGGTTTCGCTCCGCAGCGGGTTGAAGACACCATAGGCAACGACGGCAATAGCGTCGAAATCGGCGCCGAAAAAAGCTGGAATTTCGAGTTCGGTGTGCGCAGTCAGCCTATGCGCGGCGTCAAAAGCGATTTGACCTTTTTCCATAACGATTTTGAAGTGCTGACCGTGCTCGGCACCGTGGGCGGAAACGATTCGCCGGTCGCCCAAGGCGCGGCCTTGTTCGAGGGCGTGGAGTTTTTCAACCGCTTCGATCTTGGCGAGACTTTCGGCTGGAACCACAACCCATATCTGCAAGTCGCCTATACCTGGCTGCCGACCGCAGAATCGACCTCGCCGTTTCAGTGCATGTCGCAGTCCAATGGCCAACCGCAGCCGCAAAGCCGTTGCCCAGGCGGAAACGTCTACGGCTCGGAGGCCGGCAAGCGCTTGCCCTATGCGCCGGAAAACTTGTTGACTGCAACGCTCGGTTATTCGAATCCCGGCAGCGGTTTCGATGCGCATTTCGAGACCGTGTTCGTCGATCAGCAATTCGGCGATTTCATGAATCTGGAAAGCGGGTCCGATCACCCTGATGGTCCAAATAGCGTCAATGCCCGCTCCGGCCAGTTCGGCAAAATCAGCGATTATGTGGTGGTCAACTTCGCCACCTCCTACAAGATTCATCGTGACATTACCCTCTATGCATCCTTGAAAAACATGCCGGATAACGATTATCTGGTCGACCGGGTGCGCGGTATGTTGCCGGGTTCGCCGAGGTTGGTACAGGCCGGATTCAAATATGAGTTTTGA
- a CDS encoding HupE/UreJ family protein, which yields MKGKAKFFQKLTAMTLAQPLVADAHSFHWASESIGFLGGLIHPTTSMEHVLTMLLVGLCLSQMGNRSAYVMPFLFVVLMLMGGGLTLIPIEIADAENLMWLSVLLLGLMLVFVRRVSQYVGALIIASVAVLHGYVHAYDIWLDVDAVGYSIGFALMTMVLILVGIGSGWMVKRLAVKFSPVSLVER from the coding sequence ATGAAAGGCAAGGCAAAATTTTTTCAAAAACTCACGGCGATGACACTTGCGCAACCCTTGGTTGCCGATGCGCATTCTTTTCATTGGGCGAGTGAATCGATAGGCTTTTTGGGTGGTTTGATTCATCCAACCACCAGTATGGAACATGTGTTAACCATGTTGCTGGTCGGATTATGTCTGTCCCAAATGGGTAATCGATCGGCCTATGTTATGCCTTTTTTGTTTGTCGTTTTAATGCTGATGGGCGGCGGCTTGACGCTGATTCCGATTGAAATTGCAGATGCGGAAAATTTGATGTGGCTGTCGGTGTTGCTGTTGGGCTTAATGCTGGTATTTGTCCGTAGGGTTTCACAGTATGTCGGAGCGCTGATTATCGCGAGTGTGGCCGTGTTACATGGCTATGTGCATGCCTACGACATCTGGCTGGATGTCGATGCCGTCGGCTACTCGATAGGTTTTGCCTTGATGACCATGGTGCTGATTCTGGTTGGAATTGGCTCGGGATGGATGGTTAAACGCCTTGCGGTTAAATTTTCCCCAGTTAGTCTGGTAGAGCGCTAG
- a CDS encoding DUF2490 domain-containing protein, with amino-acid sequence MHKATSILLSAGLTLAVMPALAAPANDDFGIWLSNTYQTDFGGSPYLAFLELAPRTKNDNNDFAQIIVRPLLGYKLSQHLQLWAGYTWQGEYNEQTDFELATNDIIEQVQWIDNWTPQLNFQYRFRLEQRLFEGEDTGHRMRHRLRFVYTIPDSKAYLIAVDELFVYFNSIDQGRLAHSVQTGINQNRSYVGIGYKLTPQLNLDTGYQLQYVHNYGTPDLTNHVWLTNINVNF; translated from the coding sequence ATGCATAAAGCCACATCCATCCTGTTATCCGCCGGCTTAACCCTCGCCGTCATGCCGGCTCTGGCGGCACCGGCGAATGACGATTTCGGTATCTGGCTCAGCAACACCTATCAGACCGACTTCGGCGGCAGCCCGTATCTGGCTTTCCTGGAACTGGCGCCGCGCACCAAAAACGACAATAACGATTTTGCCCAGATCATCGTCCGCCCCTTGCTTGGTTACAAACTAAGCCAGCACTTGCAACTGTGGGCTGGCTATACCTGGCAGGGCGAATATAACGAACAAACCGATTTCGAGCTGGCTACCAACGACATCATAGAGCAGGTGCAGTGGATAGACAATTGGACTCCGCAACTGAACTTTCAGTACCGCTTCCGGCTGGAACAGCGCTTGTTTGAAGGGGAAGACACCGGTCACCGCATGCGGCACCGGCTACGTTTCGTATACACGATACCGGACAGCAAAGCCTATCTGATTGCGGTCGACGAACTGTTTGTCTATTTCAATTCCATCGACCAAGGCCGTCTGGCCCATTCGGTACAAACCGGCATTAACCAGAACCGCAGCTACGTCGGCATCGGTTATAAACTAACGCCGCAACTCAACCTGGACACCGGCTATCAATTGCAGTACGTGCATAACTACGGCACGCCGGATTTAACCAACCACGTCTGGCTGACCAATATCAACGTCAATTTCTAA
- a CDS encoding copper resistance CopC family protein, translating to MTLKTLFAAISLLGISQISHAEGVLIKSEPKDNAEIAAFDGTVKLWFSGNVSERSPSIVVIDGQGKRVDNGDTRLVLGERHRLTATTQSLQPGPHAVRYRVVTEDGLTLRNLGNEALASEG from the coding sequence ATGACTCTCAAAACATTATTCGCCGCGATTTCGCTACTCGGCATCAGCCAAATTAGCCATGCCGAAGGGGTACTGATAAAGTCCGAACCCAAGGATAACGCCGAAATTGCCGCCTTCGACGGCACCGTCAAGCTCTGGTTCAGCGGCAATGTCAGCGAGCGTTCCCCATCGATAGTGGTGATTGACGGGCAGGGCAAGCGGGTCGACAACGGCGACACCCGCCTGGTACTGGGTGAACGCCACCGTTTGACCGCCACCACCCAATCCTTGCAACCCGGCCCGCATGCGGTTCGTTACCGCGTGGTGACAGAGGATGGTCTGACGCTGCGAAACCTTGGAAACGAAGCGCTAGCGAGTGAAGGTTGA